A genomic stretch from Kribbella amoyensis includes:
- a CDS encoding sulfatase, whose amino-acid sequence MTDRRPNIAMILTDDHAAHSVGAYGSVVNETPHLDAIGARGVRFGNCFATNALCAPSRASILTGTYSHVNGVRTLSTPIDASQPTFVSQLRAAGYRTAIVGKWHLGEGPGHDPEGFDSWDVLIDQGEYHDPRFLSADGLRTEPGYATEVITDLALRWLDSLDGDDPWCLLLWHKAPHRPWEPAPAYQGKYSAPIPVPETFTDDYATRSESTRRSTMRVADDLNATDLKQPVPPGLSADEEARWKYQRYMEDYLACVASVDDSVGRVTAWLEEHGQYDDTVLMYTSDQGFFLGDHGWYDKRLMYEESLRMPLLLSYPRAVGAGQVHDGIVTNVDFARSLLTAAGVEPHDRMQGRDFWPDLTGTDQGTNSVPPADGMYYRYWEHDDGNHHAAAHYGYRTDRYKLIYFYNDGLGLPGASSVTYPPEWELYDLVADPQELTNVADDPAYTAIRRDLEVQMWKAQAAVGDEPHPGQPLPQ is encoded by the coding sequence ATGACGGACCGGCGTCCGAACATCGCGATGATCCTCACCGACGACCACGCGGCCCACTCCGTCGGCGCGTACGGATCGGTGGTGAACGAGACTCCGCACCTGGACGCGATCGGCGCTCGCGGCGTCCGGTTCGGCAACTGCTTCGCCACGAACGCGCTCTGCGCACCGAGTCGGGCATCGATCCTCACCGGCACCTACAGCCACGTCAACGGCGTCCGGACCCTCTCGACCCCGATCGACGCGTCGCAGCCCACATTCGTCAGCCAGCTCCGCGCCGCCGGGTACCGGACCGCGATCGTCGGCAAGTGGCATCTGGGCGAGGGGCCCGGGCACGACCCGGAGGGGTTCGACTCCTGGGACGTCCTGATCGACCAGGGTGAGTACCACGATCCGCGCTTCCTCTCCGCCGACGGCCTGCGTACCGAGCCCGGGTACGCGACCGAGGTGATCACCGACCTCGCCCTGCGCTGGCTGGACTCGCTGGACGGCGACGACCCATGGTGCCTGCTCCTCTGGCACAAGGCACCGCATCGACCGTGGGAGCCGGCCCCGGCGTACCAGGGGAAGTACTCCGCGCCGATCCCGGTCCCCGAGACGTTCACCGACGACTACGCGACCCGGTCGGAGTCGACGCGGCGCTCGACGATGCGGGTGGCCGACGACCTCAACGCCACGGACCTGAAGCAGCCGGTACCCCCGGGGCTGTCCGCCGACGAAGAGGCGCGGTGGAAGTACCAGCGGTACATGGAGGACTATCTCGCCTGTGTCGCGTCGGTCGATGACAGCGTAGGCCGGGTGACTGCCTGGCTCGAGGAGCACGGGCAGTACGACGACACCGTCCTGATGTACACCTCGGACCAGGGGTTCTTCCTCGGCGACCACGGCTGGTACGACAAGCGGCTCATGTACGAGGAGTCGCTGCGGATGCCGCTACTGCTGAGCTACCCGCGCGCGGTGGGAGCCGGTCAGGTGCACGACGGCATCGTCACCAACGTGGACTTCGCCCGCTCCCTCCTCACCGCGGCCGGCGTGGAGCCCCATGACCGCATGCAGGGCCGCGACTTCTGGCCCGATCTGACAGGCACCGATCAGGGCACGAACAGCGTCCCACCGGCCGACGGCATGTACTACCGCTACTGGGAGCACGACGACGGCAACCACCACGCCGCCGCGCACTACGGCTACCGCACCGACCGGTACAAGCTCATTTACTTCTACAACGACGGCCTCGGCCTGCCCGGTGCGTCGTCGGTGACGTACCCGCCCGAGTGGGAGCTGTACGACCTGGTGGCCGACCCACAGGAGCTCACCAACGTCGCCGACGACCCGGCGTACACCGCGATCCGCCGCGACCTCGAGGTCCAGATGTGGAAGGCCCAGGCGGCGGTCGGCGACGAACCGCACCCCGGCCAGCCGCTTCCCCAATAA
- a CDS encoding MerR family transcriptional regulator, translating into MSEGLSIGQVADRTGLSVHALRFYEREGILAESVRRESNGRRVYSEDDVDWLEMCVRFRSSGMPLETIRKYTDLVRQGPGNETDRLALLRSHQEHVQAQLAELTECLKVISHKVEIYEDHLNRGVADCLWVQPGTAAAE; encoded by the coding sequence ATGAGTGAGGGACTGAGCATCGGCCAGGTGGCGGACCGTACCGGCCTGAGCGTGCACGCACTCCGCTTCTACGAACGCGAAGGCATCCTGGCCGAGTCGGTCCGGCGCGAGTCCAACGGGCGGCGCGTGTACAGCGAGGACGACGTCGACTGGCTGGAGATGTGCGTCCGCTTCCGCTCGTCGGGGATGCCGCTGGAGACCATCCGCAAGTACACGGATCTGGTGCGCCAGGGCCCGGGGAACGAGACCGACCGGCTGGCGCTGCTGCGGAGCCACCAGGAGCACGTCCAGGCCCAACTGGCCGAGCTGACCGAATGCCTGAAGGTGATCAGCCACAAGGTGGAGATCTACGAGGACCACCTGAACCGCGGAGTCGCGGACTGCCTATGGGTCCAGCCCGGGACGGCCGCGGCAGAGTAG
- the fdhD gene encoding formate dehydrogenase accessory sulfurtransferase FdhD, with protein MGRLIARRPVLRLGPDGDRSRPDSIAVEEPLELRVNGKPLAVTMRTPGHDVELAHGFLHTEGVIGSLDDIRDARYCDSRDDEGRNTYNVLDLGLADGVPAPEIGVERNFYTTSSCGVCGKASLDAVRTKTRYSPADDPVRVPFELLATLPDKLREHQQVFDRTGGLHAAGLFTADGDLLVVREDVGRHNAVDKVVGWALLNHRIPARGCVLIVSGRTSFELAQKAVMSGIPVLGAVSAPSSLAVDLAAESGLTLTGFIRNGSLNVYTHPERIATLVRG; from the coding sequence ATGGGTCGGTTGATCGCTCGCAGACCCGTCCTCCGCCTCGGCCCGGACGGTGATCGCAGCCGCCCGGACTCCATCGCCGTCGAGGAGCCGCTGGAACTCCGGGTCAACGGCAAACCCTTGGCCGTCACGATGCGGACGCCCGGCCACGACGTCGAACTCGCGCACGGGTTCCTCCACACCGAAGGCGTGATCGGGTCGCTCGACGACATCCGGGACGCGCGGTACTGCGACTCCCGCGACGACGAGGGCCGCAACACGTACAACGTCCTCGACCTCGGCCTCGCCGACGGCGTCCCGGCGCCCGAGATCGGTGTCGAGCGCAACTTCTACACCACCTCGTCCTGCGGCGTCTGCGGCAAGGCGTCCCTCGACGCGGTCCGCACGAAGACGCGGTACTCCCCGGCGGACGACCCGGTGCGCGTACCGTTCGAACTGCTCGCGACGTTGCCGGACAAGCTGCGCGAACACCAGCAAGTCTTCGACCGCACCGGCGGCCTCCACGCGGCCGGCCTCTTCACCGCCGACGGCGACCTTCTGGTCGTCCGCGAAGACGTCGGCCGCCACAACGCGGTGGACAAGGTCGTCGGCTGGGCCTTGCTGAACCACCGAATCCCGGCCCGGGGTTGTGTCCTCATCGTCTCCGGCCGAACGTCCTTCGAGCTCGCCCAGAAGGCGGTGATGTCCGGCATCCCCGTCCTCGGCGCGGTCTCGGCCCCCTCCTCCCTGGCCGTAGACCTCGCCGCCGAATCGGGCCTCACCCTCACCGGCTTCATCCGCAACGGCTCCCTGAACGTCTACACCCACCCGGAGCGGATCGCGACTCTCGTACGTGGTTGA
- a CDS encoding molybdopterin molybdotransferase MoeA — translation MGSADEDSPARVRRRGWRRARPDRRSRGRLAAGRLVQPPDLDRQRPSLHQSSLPWDVARELAHAVATPLRPRSVVLAEADGTTLAVPLVASAAVPPVDRSAMDGYAVRGPGPWRLVGTIRAGSGLAPELEDGQAYKIVTGAAVPTGTTAVLPDEEAIRSEDDVAGSAIPGRHIRRAGEECAAGEVLLPAGVVVDPSVLGLAATLGLNRLTVLPRPRVAAFVTGDELVHAGASGPGRVRDAIGPMVPGLVHRAGGCSSPAEVRHLEDSRQALVDALASADAELILVSGSSASGPADHLRSALAELGAELIVDGVACRPGHPQALARFEDGRLVLGLPGNPLAALTAFLTLGVAALRRLRGLGLPPLPICSVPGGLQSHPHSTRLVPVRVTAEGAVPVGHGGSAMLRGAAAADAFAVVPPGPSTAVAVRLLALDPGAGPWVG, via the coding sequence GTGGGATCCGCGGATGAAGACAGCCCTGCTCGCGTACGTCGACGCGGGTGGCGACGAGCTCGACCCGATCGCCGTTCGCGCGGCCGCCTTGCTGCGGGCCGTCTAGTGCAGCCACCCGACCTCGATCGTCAGCGGCCCTCGCTCCACCAGTCGTCCTTGCCGTGGGATGTCGCTCGTGAGTTGGCGCACGCCGTGGCGACTCCGCTGCGGCCGCGGTCGGTGGTGCTCGCCGAGGCGGACGGTACGACGCTCGCCGTGCCGCTCGTCGCTTCGGCCGCGGTCCCGCCGGTGGATCGTTCGGCGATGGACGGCTATGCGGTGCGCGGGCCGGGTCCGTGGCGGCTGGTCGGGACGATCCGCGCCGGGTCCGGTCTGGCTCCTGAGTTGGAGGACGGCCAGGCGTACAAGATCGTGACCGGTGCGGCGGTTCCCACGGGGACGACCGCGGTCCTGCCCGACGAGGAGGCGATCCGCTCGGAGGACGACGTTGCGGGGTCCGCGATTCCGGGGCGGCACATCCGGCGCGCTGGTGAGGAATGTGCGGCCGGCGAGGTACTGCTTCCTGCGGGCGTCGTGGTCGACCCGTCCGTGCTCGGCCTGGCCGCGACTCTCGGCCTGAATCGACTGACGGTCCTCCCCCGGCCTCGCGTCGCCGCCTTCGTGACGGGCGATGAGCTTGTCCACGCCGGCGCCTCTGGGCCTGGTCGAGTCCGCGACGCGATCGGTCCCATGGTTCCCGGGCTGGTCCACCGAGCGGGCGGCTGTTCATCCCCCGCTGAGGTGCGGCATCTGGAGGACTCCCGGCAGGCTCTGGTGGACGCGCTGGCTTCGGCCGATGCGGAGCTGATCCTGGTCTCGGGGTCGTCCGCCTCGGGGCCCGCCGATCACCTCCGCTCCGCGCTCGCCGAACTGGGTGCGGAGCTGATCGTGGACGGCGTTGCTTGCCGCCCTGGTCACCCGCAGGCGCTGGCCCGTTTCGAGGACGGCCGCCTCGTGCTCGGGTTGCCAGGGAATCCATTGGCTGCACTGACCGCGTTCCTCACCCTGGGAGTCGCGGCACTCCGGCGGCTTCGCGGACTCGGGCTGCCGCCGCTGCCCATCTGTTCGGTGCCAGGTGGTCTGCAGAGTCACCCGCACAGCACGCGGCTCGTACCGGTGCGCGTGACCGCCGAGGGCGCGGTACCGGTCGGGCACGGCGGATCGGCGATGCTCCGTGGAGCCGCGGCTGCGGACGCGTTCGCCGTCGTACCCCCTGGGCCGTCGACCGCAGTAGCCGTCCGCCTGCTTGCCCTTGATCCGGGAGCGGGTCCATGGGTCGGTTGA
- a CDS encoding formate dehydrogenase subunit delta: MGAATMPPTVRLANEISRQFAHKAPEEAATAVANHLKVAWDPRMKTALLAYVDAGGDELDPIAVRAAALLRAV, from the coding sequence ATGGGCGCCGCGACGATGCCGCCGACGGTCCGGCTGGCCAACGAGATCTCCCGGCAGTTCGCCCACAAGGCGCCCGAAGAAGCGGCGACAGCGGTGGCGAACCACCTGAAGGTGGCGTGGGATCCGCGGATGAAGACAGCCCTGCTCGCGTACGTCGACGCGGGTGGCGACGAGCTCGACCCGATCGCCGTTCGCGCGGCCGCCTTGCTGCGGGCCGTCTAG
- the fdhF gene encoding formate dehydrogenase subunit alpha: protein MTLIKEPDFGTPARPGEATVALTVDGVSVAVPPGTSVLRAAKEAGIDIPKLCATDNLEAFGSCRLCVVEIDGARGTPASCTTPVADGMVVRTQNEKLGKLRRGVMELYISDHPLDCLTCSANGDCELQDMAGVTGLREVRYGSGVDAGANHLDAPTDSSNPYFDFDASKCIVCSRCVRACDEVQGTLALTIDGRGFDSKVAAGADVPFLDSDCVSCGACVQACPTATLQEKSVVELGMPTRSVVTTCAYCGVGCSFKAELRGDELVRMVPYKDGGANEGHSCVKGRFAFGYASHPDRVLEPMVRDSIEDEWRKVSWDEAIGFTARRLREIQAEHGQGSIGAITSSRTTNEEVYAVQKMVRAVFGNNNVDTCARVCHSPTGYGLKQTFGESAGTQDFKSVEEADVILVIGANPTDGHPVFASRMKKRLRQGAKLIVADPRRIDLVRSPHIEAQHHLQLAPGTNVALINAFAHVVVTEGLVDREFVADRCEDFEAWAEFIAGPEHSPEAAAEVSGVPAEEIRAAARLYATGGNAAIYYGLGVTEHSQGSTMVMGMANLAMATGNIGRRGVGVNPLRGQNNVQGSCDMGSFPHELPGYRHVSDDGVRDVYEKLWGTPLLNEPGLRIPNMFDAAIDGSFRALFVQGEDIAQSDPNTQHVFAALGALDLLVVQDLFVNETAKFAHVLLPGTSFLEKDGTFTNAERRINRVRPVMAPRTGKQEWEIVCEIAQQMGYPMRYESASEIMDEIALTTPTFMGVSFAKLDEAGSIQWPCNLEHPDGTPIMHEDEFTRGKGRFMETVYVPTTERSTRKFPLILTTGRILSQYNVGAQTRRTANVAWHPEDILELHPHDAEVRGIEDGSTVALSSRVGRTTLRAKLSDRMPVGVCYTTFHHPVTGANVITTDNSDWATNCPEYKVTAVQVDLVVEPVTTERETVAVGK from the coding sequence ATGACGCTGATCAAGGAACCCGACTTCGGTACACCGGCGCGGCCGGGAGAAGCCACGGTCGCACTGACCGTCGACGGGGTGTCGGTCGCCGTGCCACCAGGGACCTCGGTACTGCGGGCGGCGAAGGAGGCGGGGATCGACATCCCCAAGCTCTGCGCCACCGACAACCTGGAGGCGTTCGGTTCCTGCCGGCTCTGCGTCGTCGAGATCGACGGCGCCCGCGGTACCCCGGCGTCCTGTACGACGCCGGTGGCCGACGGCATGGTGGTGCGGACCCAGAACGAGAAGCTCGGCAAGCTCCGCCGTGGCGTGATGGAGCTCTACATCTCCGACCACCCGCTGGACTGCCTGACCTGCTCGGCCAACGGTGACTGCGAACTGCAGGACATGGCCGGGGTGACCGGGCTGCGCGAGGTCCGGTACGGCTCCGGGGTGGACGCCGGCGCGAACCACCTGGACGCGCCGACCGACTCCTCGAACCCGTACTTCGACTTCGACGCGTCCAAGTGCATCGTCTGCTCCCGCTGCGTCCGCGCCTGCGACGAGGTGCAGGGCACGCTGGCGCTGACGATCGACGGCCGCGGCTTCGACTCCAAGGTCGCGGCCGGCGCCGACGTCCCGTTCCTCGACTCCGACTGCGTGTCCTGCGGCGCGTGCGTCCAGGCCTGCCCGACCGCGACGTTGCAGGAGAAGTCGGTCGTCGAGCTCGGGATGCCGACCCGCTCGGTCGTCACCACCTGCGCGTACTGCGGGGTGGGGTGCTCGTTCAAGGCCGAGTTGCGCGGCGACGAGCTGGTCCGGATGGTGCCGTACAAGGACGGCGGCGCGAACGAGGGCCATTCCTGCGTCAAGGGCCGGTTCGCCTTCGGGTACGCCAGTCACCCGGACCGCGTGCTCGAGCCGATGGTGCGGGACTCGATCGAGGACGAGTGGCGCAAGGTCTCCTGGGACGAGGCGATCGGGTTCACCGCGCGCCGGCTGCGCGAGATCCAGGCCGAGCACGGCCAGGGGTCGATCGGCGCGATCACCTCGTCGCGAACCACGAACGAGGAGGTGTACGCGGTCCAGAAGATGGTCCGCGCCGTCTTCGGCAACAACAACGTCGACACCTGCGCCCGGGTCTGCCACTCGCCCACCGGGTACGGGCTGAAGCAGACGTTCGGCGAGTCGGCCGGGACCCAGGACTTCAAGTCGGTCGAGGAGGCCGACGTGATCCTGGTGATCGGCGCCAACCCGACCGACGGGCACCCGGTCTTCGCGTCCCGGATGAAGAAGCGGCTCCGCCAGGGTGCCAAACTGATCGTGGCCGACCCGCGCCGGATCGACCTGGTCCGGTCGCCGCACATCGAGGCGCAGCACCACCTCCAGCTGGCGCCCGGGACCAACGTCGCGCTGATCAACGCGTTCGCGCACGTCGTGGTCACCGAGGGCCTGGTCGATCGCGAGTTCGTCGCCGACCGGTGTGAGGACTTCGAGGCGTGGGCCGAGTTCATCGCCGGGCCGGAGCACAGCCCGGAGGCGGCGGCCGAGGTCTCCGGGGTACCGGCCGAGGAGATCCGCGCCGCGGCCCGGCTGTACGCGACCGGCGGCAACGCTGCGATCTACTACGGTCTCGGCGTCACCGAGCACAGCCAGGGCTCCACGATGGTGATGGGGATGGCGAACCTGGCGATGGCGACCGGCAACATCGGCCGCCGCGGCGTCGGCGTGAACCCGCTCCGCGGCCAGAACAATGTGCAGGGTTCGTGCGACATGGGCTCCTTCCCGCACGAGCTGCCCGGGTACCGGCACGTCTCCGACGACGGCGTCCGGGACGTGTACGAGAAGCTCTGGGGCACCCCACTGCTGAACGAGCCGGGGCTGCGAATCCCGAACATGTTCGACGCCGCGATCGACGGCTCGTTCCGGGCGCTGTTCGTCCAGGGCGAGGACATCGCGCAGTCCGACCCGAACACCCAGCACGTGTTCGCCGCGCTCGGTGCGCTGGACCTGCTGGTCGTGCAGGACCTGTTCGTCAACGAGACGGCCAAGTTCGCGCACGTACTGCTGCCGGGGACGTCGTTCCTGGAGAAGGACGGCACCTTCACCAACGCCGAGCGCCGGATCAACCGGGTCCGGCCGGTCATGGCGCCGCGGACCGGGAAGCAGGAGTGGGAGATCGTCTGCGAGATCGCCCAGCAGATGGGATACCCGATGCGGTACGAGTCGGCGAGCGAGATCATGGACGAGATCGCGCTCACCACGCCCACCTTCATGGGGGTCTCGTTCGCCAAACTGGACGAGGCGGGCTCGATCCAGTGGCCGTGCAACCTGGAGCACCCGGACGGGACGCCGATCATGCACGAGGACGAGTTCACCCGCGGCAAGGGCAGGTTCATGGAGACCGTGTACGTCCCGACCACCGAGCGGTCGACCCGGAAGTTCCCGTTGATCCTGACGACCGGGCGGATCCTGTCGCAGTACAACGTCGGCGCGCAGACCCGGCGGACCGCGAACGTGGCCTGGCATCCCGAGGACATCCTCGAGCTGCATCCGCACGACGCCGAGGTCCGCGGGATCGAGGACGGGTCCACGGTGGCCCTGTCGAGCCGGGTCGGGCGGACCACGCTGCGGGCGAAGCTGTCCGACCGGATGCCGGTGGGGGTCTGCTACACCACCTTCCACCACCCCGTGACCGGGGCGAACGTGATCACCACCGACAACTCCGACTGGGCCACCAACTGCCCGGAGTACAAGGTGACCGCGGTCCAGGTGGACCTGGTGGTCGAGCCGGTCACGACCGAGCGCGAGACCGTTGCGGTAGGCAAGTGA
- a CDS encoding formate dehydrogenase beta subunit: MTRVFVSRDLAAKSVGADEVAERIAAAARTAGADVEVVRTGTRGMLWLEPLVEVETPEGRVGYGPVAPEEVDGLVAAGLLDGAGRSEGAYLGPVEELPWMKRQQRLTFGRVGVVDPRSATEYEEHDGLQGLRRALTMTPAEVVEEVVDSGLRGRGGAGFPTGIKWRTVLGAEDELKFVCCNADEGDSGTFADRMLIEGDPFVLIEGMTIAAYAVGASEGYVYLRSEYPDAIEALTAAIVTARDRGWLGEDILGSGLSFDLQIRVGAGAYICGEETSMLESLEGKRGMVRAKPPIPALEGLFGKPTVVNNVLSLATIPTILANGAAAYAAYGVGRSLGTSVFQLGGNVARGGIVETAFGITLGELVNDFGGGSASGQPVRAVQVGGPLGAYLPVEQFDLPMDYEAFAAAGAMVGHGGIVVFDESVDMAAMARFAFQFCAEESCGKCTPCRVGAVRGVETIDRITAGVDRAENLVLLDDLCDLMTDGSLCAMGGLTPLPVRSAVRHFGKDFGS; encoded by the coding sequence ATGACCAGGGTGTTCGTTTCGCGGGACTTGGCGGCGAAGTCGGTCGGCGCGGACGAGGTCGCCGAGCGGATCGCCGCCGCGGCCCGGACCGCAGGCGCCGACGTCGAGGTGGTCCGGACCGGCACCCGCGGCATGCTGTGGCTCGAACCGCTGGTCGAGGTGGAGACGCCGGAAGGCCGCGTCGGGTACGGACCGGTCGCTCCCGAGGAGGTCGACGGGCTCGTCGCGGCCGGCCTGCTCGACGGTGCCGGCCGGTCCGAGGGGGCGTACCTCGGGCCGGTCGAGGAACTGCCGTGGATGAAACGCCAGCAGCGGTTGACGTTCGGCCGGGTCGGCGTGGTCGATCCGCGGTCGGCCACCGAGTACGAGGAGCACGACGGCCTGCAGGGACTGCGACGCGCGCTCACGATGACCCCGGCCGAGGTGGTCGAGGAGGTCGTCGACTCGGGACTCCGCGGCCGTGGTGGGGCCGGCTTCCCGACCGGGATCAAGTGGCGGACCGTGCTCGGGGCGGAGGACGAGCTCAAGTTCGTCTGCTGCAACGCCGACGAGGGCGACTCGGGCACGTTCGCCGACCGGATGCTGATCGAGGGCGACCCGTTCGTGCTGATCGAGGGCATGACGATCGCCGCGTACGCCGTCGGCGCGAGCGAGGGCTACGTGTACCTGCGCTCGGAGTACCCGGACGCGATCGAGGCCCTGACCGCCGCGATCGTGACGGCGCGGGACCGCGGCTGGCTCGGCGAGGACATCCTCGGCTCCGGGCTCAGCTTCGACCTGCAGATCCGGGTCGGCGCGGGCGCGTACATCTGCGGTGAGGAGACCAGCATGCTGGAGAGCCTCGAAGGCAAACGCGGCATGGTCCGGGCGAAGCCGCCGATCCCCGCGCTGGAAGGGCTGTTCGGCAAGCCCACCGTGGTGAACAACGTGTTGTCGCTGGCAACGATCCCGACGATCCTGGCGAACGGTGCGGCGGCGTACGCGGCGTACGGCGTGGGCCGGTCGCTCGGGACCAGCGTGTTCCAGCTGGGCGGGAACGTGGCCCGCGGCGGCATCGTCGAGACCGCGTTCGGGATCACCCTCGGCGAGCTGGTGAACGACTTCGGCGGCGGCAGCGCGTCAGGGCAGCCGGTCCGCGCGGTCCAGGTCGGTGGCCCGCTCGGCGCGTACCTGCCGGTCGAGCAGTTCGACCTGCCGATGGACTACGAGGCGTTCGCGGCGGCCGGCGCGATGGTCGGGCACGGCGGCATCGTGGTGTTCGACGAGAGTGTCGACATGGCCGCGATGGCCCGGTTCGCCTTCCAGTTCTGCGCCGAGGAATCCTGCGGCAAGTGCACCCCGTGCCGGGTCGGCGCGGTCCGCGGCGTCGAGACGATCGACCGGATCACCGCGGGCGTCGACCGCGCCGAGAACCTCGTCCTGCTCGACGACCTGTGCGACCTGATGACCGACGGCTCGCTGTGCGCGATGGGCGGGCTGACCCCGCTCCCGGTCCGCAGCGCCGTCCGCCACTTCGGAAAGGACTTCGGTTCATGA
- a CDS encoding NAD(P)H-dependent oxidoreductase subunit E, with amino-acid sequence MTMEVTDSAPVPAAGRPQRVRELAAERIRLRGPLLPILHAVQEEFGWISQTDIPVIADVLNLSVAEVHGVVTFYRDFRRDPAGRITVRICQAEACRSVGAVELGEHARRSTGAGFGETTADGRLTVDEVFCLGNCALGPAVQVGDKVHGRVTPARLDAILGEAR; translated from the coding sequence ATGACGATGGAAGTCACGGATTCCGCCCCAGTGCCCGCCGCCGGCCGTCCTCAGCGTGTCCGGGAACTCGCCGCCGAGCGCATCAGGCTCCGTGGTCCGTTGCTCCCGATCCTGCACGCGGTCCAGGAGGAGTTCGGCTGGATCAGCCAGACCGACATCCCGGTGATCGCGGACGTGCTGAACCTGTCCGTCGCCGAGGTGCACGGCGTGGTGACGTTCTACCGCGACTTCCGCCGTGACCCCGCCGGCCGAATCACGGTACGGATCTGCCAGGCCGAGGCGTGCCGCTCGGTCGGCGCTGTCGAACTCGGCGAGCACGCGCGGCGCAGTACCGGGGCCGGCTTCGGCGAGACGACGGCCGACGGGCGGCTCACCGTGGACGAGGTGTTCTGCCTCGGCAACTGCGCGCTCGGACCGGCCGTCCAGGTCGGCGACAAGGTCCATGGACGGGTCACTCCGGCCCGGCTCGACGCGATCCTCGGGGAGGCCCGATGA
- a CDS encoding CGNR zinc finger domain-containing protein, producing MDATGHLIASLDAAVALANGFSGGYASGKPRPPGDTAVVEAALRLTTNRLPEIELDPFADGGRALYGALRLIVDGQVDEAAEAINALLEETRAVPRLLRREDLPWHLHFVSPGVSAATGWLAEFATAVAMLLGSDDQQRLRGCEATRCDNLFLDATRNRTQRFCSTACQNRTKVAAYRARA from the coding sequence ATGGACGCGACCGGGCACCTGATCGCCTCGCTGGACGCAGCTGTGGCGCTGGCCAACGGCTTCAGCGGCGGGTACGCGTCGGGCAAGCCGAGGCCGCCGGGTGATACCGCGGTCGTCGAGGCGGCGCTGCGGCTGACGACGAACCGGTTGCCCGAGATCGAGCTGGACCCGTTCGCGGACGGTGGTCGCGCGCTGTACGGCGCCCTGCGGTTGATCGTCGACGGCCAGGTGGACGAGGCGGCGGAGGCGATCAACGCGCTGCTGGAGGAGACCCGGGCGGTACCGCGGCTGCTGCGGCGCGAGGACCTGCCGTGGCACCTGCACTTCGTCAGCCCGGGTGTGTCGGCGGCGACGGGGTGGCTGGCCGAGTTCGCCACCGCGGTCGCGATGTTGCTGGGCAGCGACGATCAGCAGCGGCTGCGCGGCTGCGAGGCCACGCGCTGCGACAACCTCTTTCTCGACGCCACCCGCAACCGGACCCAGCGCTTCTGCTCGACCGCCTGCCAGAACCGCACCAAGGTCGCCGCGTACCGCGCTCGCGCCTAG
- a CDS encoding GNAT family N-acetyltransferase produces the protein MDSLLRRWQQGWGLCRGLASATDYASTTTVRASAAVALDVHLGLPERDRELFALADDRDLVAELVTEVVGSSAPTWLTVTTQEPDAVAGWLEEAGLRLFAERKLLMSRTLPDHPGQAPPPQYVLESSSDGPLERVRVLDRSGVEAARGMAAITGADTVMHDIHTDPDHRRRGLGSVVMSALAHRATERGATTGLLMATTEGAYLYANLGWLPEATMITATTPLPVPA, from the coding sequence ATGGACAGCCTGCTGCGTCGCTGGCAACAGGGCTGGGGCCTTTGCCGCGGCCTCGCTTCCGCTACCGACTACGCCAGCACGACCACCGTCAGGGCGTCCGCTGCGGTCGCCCTGGACGTCCACCTCGGCCTACCGGAGCGCGACCGCGAACTCTTCGCCCTCGCCGACGACCGTGACCTCGTCGCCGAGCTGGTCACGGAGGTCGTCGGCAGTTCCGCACCGACCTGGTTGACCGTCACCACCCAGGAGCCCGATGCCGTCGCCGGGTGGCTCGAGGAGGCCGGGCTGCGGTTGTTCGCCGAGCGCAAGCTGCTGATGTCGCGCACCCTCCCGGACCACCCCGGCCAGGCACCTCCCCCGCAGTACGTGCTGGAGTCGTCGAGCGATGGCCCGCTGGAACGGGTGCGGGTCCTGGACCGGTCCGGCGTGGAGGCGGCGCGTGGGATGGCCGCGATCACCGGGGCGGACACCGTCATGCACGACATCCACACCGACCCGGACCACCGCCGCCGCGGCCTCGGCAGCGTCGTGATGAGCGCACTCGCCCACCGAGCCACCGAACGCGGCGCGACGACCGGCCTGCTGATGGCGACGACCGAAGGTGCGTATCTCTACGCCAACCTCGGCTGGTTGCCCGAAGCAACCATGATCACCGCGACGACCCCGCTCCCGGTACCAGCCTAG